The nucleotide window AACCGCGTCGTCGGTGAACGCCGAGGTTTCCCGATAAGTTTAGAAGAATTCCTTTCCAAAATCAGATTCGTAGGTGCTCACAGACTTTTGATGTTCATGCGCGTAGATTTTAGTAATAACGAAAACCGCACTAATCCCCGACCTAAAGGTTGGGGTTTTTGATCGTGCGGTTTTCGGGACAGGAAAATTGAAAAGCAATTTTCCGTCCCAAAAATCCTCGGATTTTTGTGGATTGAAAATTCGGGCTAAAGCCCGCGTCTTAAACCCCGAATTTTCAATAAATGTTTTCTAGCCAGGCGCCTTTTTAGGGATATGCTCCAGTAATTTATCTAGTCTTAATCTCCGGTACAAACTGGGATTTTTAGTCACTAATTGGCCTCTTGTTAGGCCAGGATAATGTTTTTGGTAATATGCAATAGGATCATCCCCAAATCTGCTGTTTGCAAGCGGAACATTGTCTAGTAACCCACGTATCCTCAAGGTTTCATATAAACTCTGATCGCGCAGCCGTACTTGGCCTCTTGTCAAGCCTTTGTAATGATCCATATAGAATTGGACTGGATCAATTGTTGCGGCAATGTGTTTGTTCCACTTTATTGTTTCTTCAAGGGATGCCATAGAAAGATGGAATTGAGATGTATTTATAAATAAAATGGTCAAAAAATTAAAACTGCCCATAAGCTGCGTTAAGATGGCCATGCCGAGCTTTGCCTGCCTTTGAAGCACTTCGTATTCTCGCATCCGGTCCGTTTTTTTGACCGAAAGGTATTTAAATATAAGAATATTCTAATATGTTGTTATGAGGGAATTGTATAGCATTCATGCTGAGATGTGCAAGGTTTTTTCAAATTCAACGAGATTGGAGATCCTGAACCTATTGAGAGATAAAGAACGTTCAGTCACTGAGCTGATAGAAAAGACAAAGTTAAGCCAGGCAAATATTTCTCAGCATTTGTCTATTATGAAGTCTAAAGGCATTGTGGCATCAAGCAGGAAAGGCAAGAACATCTATTACAAACTTACAAATCCGAAAATCATTAAGGCATTTGATATCATAAGAGAAGTTTTGACTGAAAGGTTAAGGCAGAATGGAAAAATTGTTAGAGGTTTATAGGATGAAAAAAATCAATGTAACGAAATTAGATAAGGTAACCAAGATATTGCTGATTTTATTAGTTGGCGTTGTTTTCTATTTTGCTGCATTCTTTATAGTAACGCCATTTTTCGCTACAGGGCCTGCCCCAGCGATGGGCATGATGGGCCAAATGATGGGCTCTGGCATAATGAATTTCTCTAGTAGCAGCTCTGCTAGTATGAATTTAATTTCATTGATTGCTGCAATTGTTGCTGCGCTTGTTGTTTCTTTTTATTTATTTAAGCATGACGCTAAAGAGCAGGAGTATAGTATCATAAAAAGGGCTTTATCTGAAGATGAAAACGCGATCTTAGACGTTATAAAAAAAGCAGGTGAAATAACCCAGGACTCGTTAAGGTTTAGATTAAATTGGAGCAAAGCAAAAGTTTCAACAATACTGACTAATCTGGACAAAATAGGGTTAATCCAAAGAGAACGGATAGGAAAAACGTACAAGGTATATTTACAGAAGCAAGAATAATGGTTTAAAACGGTTTAAGCGGCAAAGTAATTATAATTGCTTTGGTATCTAATTTATGGTGATACAACATGAAAACAGTAATATTAGCTTTGGGAATGCTGCTGCTGAGCATAGTCTTAGTATCAGCTGATGGAGATCATCAAAGTGAATTTGAAGAAGGGAAAAAACTTGTTGATAGTGGAATGAGTTGTGATAACTTAACAGATGAACAGCTTGAAGCTATTGGAGAGTATTACATGGAACAAATGCATCCTGGCGAAGCCCATGAGCTGATGGATGAGATGATGGGTGGAGAAGGTTCTGAAAATTTAAAGCAGGTGCATATTCAAATGGCTAAAAGGCTTTATTGCAATGAAAATGCCGGCGGAATGATGGGCTCAGGGGGCATGATGGGAATGATGAATATGATGGGTGGCGGAATGATGGGCCAGGGAACGACGGGTTGGCAGAATCCGCAAACAAACATGATGCAGGGAATGATGGGTAATTGGGGGTATGGTCTTGGTTATTGGAATTTTTGGGGTATAATCGGGTTATTGGTTTGGATGGGAATAATGGTTTTGATAATCTGGTTTATCTATACATTCATAATAAAAAGAGAAGCAGTCCCTGAAATTCCTATTAATGTCTTAAAGAAAAGGTATGCTAAAGGAGAGATAAACAAAAAACAATTTGAGGAAATGAAAAAGGAGCTAAAGGAGTGATAATCATGGAAAAAGATAAAAACACATTGGTATGGATTTTCATTGCTGTGATTGTTATACTGTTCCTCATAGGAAGTCTTGGAATGGGCGGGTATGGGATGATGGGCTTTGGCATGGGTTTCGGATTCATCTTTATGCTGATTTTCTGGGGAGTGTTAATATGGCTGGTTGTTGCGCTTATCAATGCTGGTCAGGCAGGCAGGAAAGAGGAAGATCCATCAGTCATACTTAAAAAAAGGTATGCTTCTGGGGAAATATCAAAAAAGCAGTATGGGGAAATGAAAAAAGAACTGTTGCCATGAATAGAACTAGTAAAAGCAGAGAGAAGTATAATCGTCTGGCAAGATTCTATGATTCATATAATAAACTTGCTGAAAGATTATGGTTCAGTAAATGGAGGGAAAAGTTTTTCGCTCCGCTAAAAGGAAAGATCCTTGAGGTAGGGATAGGAACAGGAGAAAATATTGGCTATTATGATAAGAACGCAGAAGTTATAGGAATTGATTTTTCAGAAAAGATGTTAGAGAAGGCCAGAGAAAAGTTAATTAAATCTGGCAAGAAAAACATCACTCTAAAGCAAATGGATGCTGAGAATCTTAATTTTAAAGACGATTCGTTTGACTATGTTGTAACAAGCTGTGTTTTTTGCTCGGTTCCTGACCCCATACGAGGCTTAGAGGAAATAAGGAGAATTCTAAAACCAACAGGCAGACTGATCATGATTGAACATGTGTTAAGCAAAAACCCTGTACTAGCATTGATTGAACACATCCATAATCCCCTAACAAGGGTTATTATGGGCGTAAACATTAATAGGAACACGAAACAAAATATAATTAATGCTGATATGAAAATCGTAAAAGACCAAAATCTTGCGTTACTCGACGTATTTAGGTTATTTATAGCAAGAAAATCATCTAAAGAGGCGTAAAATATGAATCCAGAGGATTTTGCATATATTGTTGAAACAGAAAAGAGCTTTGATGAATCAACTGTTTCAGTTTTGAAAGCAGTTGAGCAGAAAGGTTGGGCTTTGTTTCAGATTTATGATGTAAAAGAGAGGTTAGCGGCAAAGGGGTTTAAACAAAAGCCATTGAAAATAATTGAGATATGCTCAGGCAAATATGCAAATCAGTTCCTGAATAAGAATAGGTTAATCTCTCTTTGTATGCCTTGCAAAATCAATGTGATAGAAGAGAATGGAAAGGTAAAGATTATTGGAATGAAACCGACTATGATATCACAATTTTTCCCAGAAGTTAGCAAAAGAGAAGCTGAGGAGGTAGAAAGAGAGATTATTGAAATGGTGGATAATGCAAGGTAAAGTATGAAAATAGGGGTAATTTTAAACACAAACGATGCAGAAACCTG belongs to Candidatus Nanoarchaeia archaeon and includes:
- a CDS encoding metalloregulator ArsR/SmtB family transcription factor translates to MRELYSIHAEMCKVFSNSTRLEILNLLRDKERSVTELIEKTKLSQANISQHLSIMKSKGIVASSRKGKNIYYKLTNPKIIKAFDIIREVLTERLRQNGKIVRGL
- a CDS encoding MarR family transcriptional regulator, with amino-acid sequence MEKLLEVYRMKKINVTKLDKVTKILLILLVGVVFYFAAFFIVTPFFATGPAPAMGMMGQMMGSGIMNFSSSSSASMNLISLIAAIVAALVVSFYLFKHDAKEQEYSIIKRALSEDENAILDVIKKAGEITQDSLRFRLNWSKAKVSTILTNLDKIGLIQRERIGKTYKVYLQKQE
- a CDS encoding SHOCT domain-containing protein, producing MKTVILALGMLLLSIVLVSADGDHQSEFEEGKKLVDSGMSCDNLTDEQLEAIGEYYMEQMHPGEAHELMDEMMGGEGSENLKQVHIQMAKRLYCNENAGGMMGSGGMMGMMNMMGGGMMGQGTTGWQNPQTNMMQGMMGNWGYGLGYWNFWGIIGLLVWMGIMVLIIWFIYTFIIKREAVPEIPINVLKKRYAKGEINKKQFEEMKKELKE
- a CDS encoding SHOCT domain-containing protein, whose protein sequence is MEKDKNTLVWIFIAVIVILFLIGSLGMGGYGMMGFGMGFGFIFMLIFWGVLIWLVVALINAGQAGRKEEDPSVILKKRYASGEISKKQYGEMKKELLP
- a CDS encoding methyltransferase domain-containing protein — translated: MNRTSKSREKYNRLARFYDSYNKLAERLWFSKWREKFFAPLKGKILEVGIGTGENIGYYDKNAEVIGIDFSEKMLEKAREKLIKSGKKNITLKQMDAENLNFKDDSFDYVVTSCVFCSVPDPIRGLEEIRRILKPTGRLIMIEHVLSKNPVLALIEHIHNPLTRVIMGVNINRNTKQNIINADMKIVKDQNLALLDVFRLFIARKSSKEA
- a CDS encoding DUF302 domain-containing protein, which gives rise to MNPEDFAYIVETEKSFDESTVSVLKAVEQKGWALFQIYDVKERLAAKGFKQKPLKIIEICSGKYANQFLNKNRLISLCMPCKINVIEENGKVKIIGMKPTMISQFFPEVSKREAEEVEREIIEMVDNAR